One window of Pseudomonas sp. ML2-2023-3 genomic DNA carries:
- a CDS encoding DUF1656 domain-containing protein — translation MPREIAFHGVYMPTMTLMFFIAAGLAWGFDRLFSGYDLYRFFWHPALLRLSLFACLFGAMALTVYR, via the coding sequence ATGCCTCGTGAAATCGCCTTCCACGGCGTCTACATGCCCACCATGACCCTGATGTTTTTTATCGCGGCGGGGTTGGCATGGGGCTTTGACCGACTGTTTTCCGGCTACGACCTGTACCGCTTCTTCTGGCACCCGGCGCTGTTGCGCCTGAGCCTGTTTGCCTGTCTTTTTGGCGCCATGGCGCTCACTGTTTACCGTTGA
- a CDS encoding HlyD family secretion protein — translation MKKFFSLLATLLVLALAIWIGRTLWEHYMNTPWTRDGRVRADIINVAADVNGYVVGVPVKDNQWVKKGDVLLEIDPEHYQIVVRQAQSLVASRKATWEMRKVNAHRRADMDSLVISRENRDDASNIADSALADYQHALAQLDAAQLDLKRTKVLATVDGYVTNLNVHRGDYARVGDPKMAVIDQDSFWVYGFFEETKLPHIRVGDKADLQMMSGEVLKGHVESISRGIYDRDNPESRELVADVNPTFNWVRLAQRVPVRIHIDEIPEGFLLAAGTTCTVIVDQGKAE, via the coding sequence ATGAAAAAGTTCTTCAGCCTGCTCGCCACCTTGCTGGTTTTGGCCCTTGCGATATGGATCGGCCGAACCCTGTGGGAACATTACATGAACACCCCGTGGACCCGTGATGGACGGGTGCGGGCCGATATCATCAACGTTGCGGCCGACGTCAACGGCTATGTGGTCGGCGTGCCGGTCAAGGATAACCAGTGGGTGAAAAAGGGCGATGTGCTGCTGGAAATCGACCCCGAGCATTACCAGATCGTGGTCAGGCAGGCACAGTCCCTGGTGGCATCCCGCAAGGCGACCTGGGAAATGCGCAAGGTCAACGCCCATCGCCGGGCCGACATGGACAGTCTGGTGATCTCCCGCGAAAACCGTGACGACGCCAGCAACATCGCCGACTCGGCCCTGGCCGATTATCAGCACGCCCTGGCTCAACTGGACGCTGCGCAGCTTGATCTCAAACGCACCAAAGTGTTGGCCACCGTCGACGGCTACGTGACTAACCTCAACGTGCATCGCGGTGACTATGCACGGGTGGGGGATCCGAAAATGGCCGTGATCGACCAGGATTCGTTCTGGGTGTATGGCTTTTTTGAAGAAACCAAGCTGCCGCACATCCGCGTGGGCGACAAAGCCGATCTGCAAATGATGAGCGGTGAAGTGTTGAAGGGCCACGTCGAGAGCATCTCCCGCGGCATCTACGACCGTGACAACCCCGAGAGCCGTGAACTGGTGGCGGACGTAAACCCTACGTTCAACTGGGTGCGTCTGGCGCAGCGGGTGCCGGTGCGCATCCACATCGATGAAATCCCGGAGGGTTTCCTGCTGGCAGCGGGTACGACGTGTACGGTGATCGTGGATCAGGGCAAGGCCGAGTAA
- a CDS encoding FUSC family protein: MNHLPAPVRWLYSLEWRRGFFDWARSDGVTWVHIFKVLVAAFLTLWLAMRLELPQPRTAMITVFIVMQPQSGQVFAKSFYRFLGTLTGSAVMVALIALFAQNTVLFLGAIAIWVGICSAGAARCRNFRAYGFVLAGYTAAMVGLPALAHPEGAFMAAVWRVLEISLGILCATVVSAAILPKTAGAAMHDALYKRFGVFAGFVAEGLRGQSSQEAYEASNVRFIAESVGLEGMRSVTVFEDPHMRRRSGRLSRLNSEFMAITTRFNALHQLLARLRSRGVVDVVSAIEPELEMLAQLLDTYSGRSMTDKDAALLAEQLDVFKASLPGHVRALRVKFLESEPGSSDLLDFNTAYELLFRFVDDLHNYALTHASLADHTHERERWDQPFISQTNWWSAAASGIRAAFILVVLGTYWVMTAWPSGATMTLVAAATVGLSAATPNPKRMAFQMACGTFIGALVGFVEMFFVLPNIDGFPLLCLVLTPVIVFGSFLTSRANYAGVGLGLLIFFSIGSVPDNLTIYNPYQFINDYIAMVLGMLVCAAAGAIILPPNSRWLWSRLEQDLREQVVYAISGKLRGLSSSLESRTRDLMHQAYGLAAGKPQVQRELLRWMFVVLEVGHAIIELRKEQAILPVHPAYAPAQPWRQAIRVMGRALVRLFIAPSESNLERALIAVDHAIGRVQSTDEPFARNFDTSALVRVQSYLHFIRTSLLDPQSPLAAYAQPQGLEHAS, encoded by the coding sequence ATGAACCACTTGCCCGCCCCGGTACGCTGGCTGTATTCCCTGGAATGGCGCCGTGGCTTTTTTGACTGGGCACGCAGTGATGGCGTGACCTGGGTGCATATTTTCAAAGTGCTGGTCGCGGCCTTTCTGACCCTGTGGCTGGCCATGCGTCTTGAGCTGCCGCAACCGCGCACGGCGATGATCACCGTGTTTATCGTGATGCAGCCGCAAAGTGGCCAGGTGTTCGCCAAAAGCTTTTACCGGTTTTTGGGCACCCTGACCGGCTCGGCAGTGATGGTCGCGCTGATCGCCTTGTTTGCCCAAAACACCGTGTTGTTTCTCGGTGCGATAGCGATCTGGGTCGGTATCTGCTCGGCCGGTGCAGCCCGTTGCCGCAACTTTCGCGCCTATGGTTTTGTACTGGCCGGCTACACCGCGGCTATGGTTGGCCTGCCTGCGCTGGCGCACCCTGAAGGGGCCTTCATGGCTGCGGTGTGGCGGGTGCTCGAGATCTCGCTGGGCATCCTGTGTGCCACGGTGGTCAGCGCTGCCATTTTGCCTAAAACCGCTGGCGCGGCCATGCATGACGCGCTGTATAAGCGCTTTGGTGTGTTCGCCGGTTTCGTTGCCGAAGGCTTGCGCGGCCAGTCCTCCCAGGAGGCCTATGAAGCCAGCAATGTGCGCTTTATCGCTGAGAGCGTAGGGCTGGAAGGCATGCGCAGCGTAACGGTGTTTGAAGACCCGCACATGCGTCGTCGCAGTGGCCGCCTGAGCCGCCTGAACAGCGAGTTCATGGCCATCACCACGCGCTTCAATGCCCTGCACCAGTTGCTTGCACGTTTGCGCAGCCGTGGCGTGGTGGACGTGGTGTCGGCCATTGAGCCCGAGCTGGAAATGCTCGCTCAATTGCTCGACACCTACTCAGGTCGCTCGATGACCGATAAAGATGCGGCCTTGCTGGCCGAGCAACTGGATGTGTTCAAGGCGAGCCTGCCGGGGCACGTCCGTGCACTGCGGGTGAAGTTCCTGGAAAGTGAGCCCGGCTCATCGGACCTTCTGGACTTCAACACGGCTTACGAACTGTTGTTCCGCTTTGTCGACGATTTGCACAACTATGCACTGACCCACGCCTCGCTGGCCGATCACACCCACGAACGGGAGCGCTGGGACCAGCCCTTTATCTCGCAAACCAACTGGTGGTCTGCCGCTGCCTCGGGGATCAGGGCCGCGTTCATTCTGGTGGTACTCGGCACCTATTGGGTGATGACCGCCTGGCCCAGCGGCGCCACCATGACCCTGGTCGCTGCCGCCACCGTGGGCTTGTCTGCCGCCACGCCAAACCCCAAGCGCATGGCGTTTCAGATGGCTTGCGGCACCTTTATCGGGGCGCTGGTGGGTTTTGTCGAAATGTTCTTCGTACTCCCCAACATCGACGGCTTCCCGCTGCTGTGCCTGGTGCTGACGCCGGTGATTGTTTTTGGTTCGTTCCTGACCTCGCGGGCCAATTACGCCGGGGTCGGCCTGGGCCTGCTGATTTTTTTCAGCATCGGTTCGGTCCCCGACAACCTGACGATCTACAACCCGTACCAGTTCATCAATGACTACATCGCAATGGTGCTGGGCATGCTGGTCTGCGCTGCTGCGGGGGCAATTATTTTGCCGCCCAACAGCCGTTGGTTGTGGAGCCGTCTGGAACAGGACCTGCGCGAGCAAGTGGTGTACGCCATCAGCGGCAAGTTGCGTGGCCTGAGCTCCAGCCTGGAAAGTCGTACCCGCGACCTGATGCATCAGGCCTATGGCCTGGCCGCCGGCAAACCCCAGGTACAGCGTGAACTGCTGCGCTGGATGTTTGTGGTGCTGGAAGTCGGCCACGCGATTATCGAGCTGCGTAAAGAGCAGGCGATTTTGCCGGTTCACCCGGCTTACGCCCCGGCCCAGCCGTGGCGTCAGGCCATTCGGGTGATGGGCCGGGCACTGGTCCGGCTATTTATCGCCCCCAGCGAGAGCAACCTGGAACGTGCGCTGATTGCCGTCGACCACGCCATTGGCCGGGTGCAATCCACCGACGAACCGTTTGCCCGCAACTTCGACACCTCGGCGCTGGTCCGGGTGCAAAGCTACCTGCACTTTATCCGTACTTCACTGCTCGACCCGCAATCGCCGCTGGCCGCCTACGCCCAGCCGCAAGGACTAGAACATGCCTCGTGA
- a CDS encoding DUF4440 domain-containing protein: MTDYASYFDLVTETHVEIEGWFSGLEPGVLPVLLGRFSPQFSMIAPSGTVLDIDGVEALFEQLRGARPGLNITLSEFKGIALHAGGAVVSYRELQEEHNGNRTDRRATVVFEKDASGKVLWRHLHETFCAA, encoded by the coding sequence ATGACTGATTATGCGAGCTACTTCGACCTTGTAACCGAAACCCACGTCGAGATTGAAGGCTGGTTTTCCGGGCTGGAGCCCGGCGTGTTGCCAGTTCTACTGGGACGTTTTTCGCCGCAGTTTTCGATGATTGCACCCAGCGGCACAGTGCTGGATATCGATGGCGTAGAAGCACTGTTCGAACAACTGCGCGGTGCGCGCCCGGGCCTGAACATCACCCTCAGCGAGTTCAAGGGTATTGCCCTGCACGCGGGCGGTGCAGTGGTCAGTTACCGCGAGCTGCAGGAGGAGCATAACGGCAACCGCACCGACCGCCGCGCCACCGTGGTATTCGAGAAAGACGCCAGCGGCAAGGTACTGTGGCGGCATTTGCACGAGACGTTTTGCGCGGCTTGA
- a CDS encoding LysR family transcriptional regulator, whose amino-acid sequence MVSLDRFDTFKAVVEAGSLTAAADLLGQTRAVVSFNIKRLEAELGVTLLTRNTRRLALTEAGERFYVHCLSMLQAARLAIDEARSEHTQLKGTLRITTTVEYALAKVVPALELFRTVHPDLNVHLSTSSTHADLISERFDVALRLGRVLDSSHRAVQLSTFEIVPVASPSFVASVAPINSVQALEQTPWLEHGRVGELNITELSSGLVRPYQPNPSRARIKAQNSSVLQAFALTGQGVAILPDWLVEEDLRAGRLVRLLPGWQLTRQGVYALYPDTRHLPLKVRVFIDFMKAHA is encoded by the coding sequence ATGGTTAGCCTCGATCGATTCGACACCTTCAAAGCCGTTGTCGAGGCTGGTTCGCTGACGGCGGCTGCAGATTTGCTGGGACAAACCCGTGCTGTGGTCAGTTTCAATATCAAGCGGCTCGAGGCCGAACTGGGTGTGACCTTGCTGACGCGCAACACCCGACGGCTGGCCCTCACCGAGGCCGGTGAGCGTTTTTATGTGCATTGCCTGAGCATGCTGCAGGCGGCCAGGCTGGCGATTGACGAAGCCCGCAGCGAACACACCCAACTCAAGGGCACCCTGCGTATCACCACCACGGTGGAGTATGCGCTGGCCAAGGTCGTGCCGGCGCTTGAGCTGTTTCGCACCGTGCACCCCGATCTCAATGTGCATTTGTCGACATCGTCGACCCACGCGGATCTGATCTCGGAGCGTTTCGATGTGGCCTTGAGACTGGGCCGGGTTCTTGATTCCAGTCATCGTGCCGTGCAGTTGAGTACGTTCGAGATTGTGCCCGTGGCGTCCCCGTCCTTTGTCGCCAGCGTGGCGCCCATCAACAGCGTGCAGGCCCTGGAGCAAACGCCGTGGCTGGAGCATGGCCGGGTAGGGGAATTGAACATTACCGAGTTGAGCAGTGGCCTGGTCAGGCCTTACCAGCCCAACCCTTCGCGGGCGCGGATCAAGGCGCAAAACTCATCGGTACTGCAGGCTTTTGCCTTGACGGGGCAGGGTGTGGCGATCTTGCCCGACTGGCTGGTTGAGGAGGACTTGCGGGCCGGGCGACTGGTGCGGCTGCTGCCCGGCTGGCAACTGACCCGCCAGGGGGTTTATGCGCTTTACCCTGATACCCGTCATCTACCGCTGAAAGTGCGGGTATTTATCGATTTCATGAAGGCCCATGCGTGA
- a CDS encoding MFS transporter, which produces MAYRNKIAGVYLLGFALDLVNMFAASIAYPDISQELQASVTQLAWIGNAYMLGLILIIVPSVWLTQRVGEKRLIVLSLLLFSVASWCVARAASIEALIGWRLLQGLGGGLLIPVGQAMAYRHFPIRDRARLTSVILLVALLVPALSPALGGWMVEAMSWRWVFYANLPLALLTLLLAGYWLKSEPRLQNPPPLDYQRVRAGAIGMGRLLKGPLLQVAMLAYLFIPGIFIGTQLVSILYLHQLGFSATQTGALMLPWALASALGITLSRYQFNRLGPKPLLLLGMGAQAVGIALLIQIDASSTWLPMALYALMGFGGSLSSSTAQNTAFIDISPEHMGYASALFNINRQLSFLLGPALMMALFGALTAITSTHHAFALCFAIGCALTLVPLIPVLRLDTPRVLALLAP; this is translated from the coding sequence ATGGCCTACCGCAACAAAATCGCAGGGGTGTATTTACTGGGCTTTGCGCTGGACCTGGTCAACATGTTCGCCGCCTCGATTGCCTACCCGGACATCAGCCAGGAGCTGCAGGCTTCAGTCACTCAGCTGGCATGGATCGGCAATGCCTACATGCTCGGGCTGATCCTGATCATCGTGCCCAGTGTCTGGCTGACACAGCGGGTGGGGGAAAAACGCCTGATCGTACTTTCCCTGCTGCTGTTCAGTGTGGCGTCGTGGTGCGTGGCCCGGGCGGCTTCGATCGAGGCACTGATTGGCTGGCGCTTGCTTCAGGGGCTCGGTGGCGGACTGCTGATACCGGTCGGTCAGGCCATGGCCTATCGGCACTTTCCGATCCGTGACCGGGCGCGCCTGACTTCGGTGATCTTGCTGGTAGCCCTGCTGGTGCCCGCACTCTCGCCAGCTCTGGGGGGCTGGATGGTCGAAGCGATGTCCTGGCGCTGGGTGTTTTACGCCAATCTGCCGCTGGCCCTGCTCACCCTGCTGCTGGCCGGTTATTGGCTAAAATCCGAACCACGCCTGCAAAACCCGCCTCCTCTGGATTATCAGCGTGTACGGGCGGGTGCCATCGGCATGGGCCGCTTGCTCAAAGGCCCGTTGCTGCAAGTGGCGATGCTTGCCTACCTGTTTATTCCCGGCATTTTTATCGGCACGCAACTGGTGAGTATTTTGTATTTGCACCAACTGGGTTTCAGCGCCACGCAAACCGGTGCGCTGATGCTGCCCTGGGCGCTGGCGTCGGCGCTGGGCATTACATTGAGCCGTTACCAGTTCAACCGCCTTGGCCCCAAACCCTTGTTGCTGTTGGGCATGGGCGCACAAGCCGTGGGCATTGCCCTGTTGATCCAGATCGATGCTTCCAGCACCTGGCTGCCAATGGCGCTGTACGCGCTGATGGGATTTGGCGGCAGCCTGAGCAGCAGTACCGCGCAGAACACGGCATTTATCGACATCTCGCCCGAGCACATGGGTTATGCCAGCGCACTCTTCAATATCAACCGTCAGTTGAGTTTTCTGCTTGGCCCGGCGCTGATGATGGCCCTGTTTGGTGCATTGACCGCGATCACCTCGACGCACCACGCCTTTGCCCTATGCTTTGCCATCGGGTGCGCATTGACGCTGGTGCCGCTTATTCCCGTTCTACGCCTCGATACACCCCGCGTGCTTGCCTTGCTCGCACCCTGA